The Porphyrobacter sp. HT-58-2 genome has a window encoding:
- a CDS encoding HlyD family secretion protein yields MATLKEDMAHFTTLASIKTPRVMSAVFIMLLAAMVISVAFLIYVPWVQTTTGRGVVTTLSPNERKQDINALVPGRIEEWYVRDGSSVKKGDPIVRIADIDPQLLDRLRAERGQIELQLQAAQSALATAQIDERRSRELFEAGLAARRDYELAQIKVADMQARVAANQADLNRADVNISRQSVQIVRAPRDGFIQSLNAGDAATFIRAGDVLATFVPDGAERVIEIFIDGRDVALVKKGDKARIQFEGWPAVQFSGWPSVAIGTFGGRVIAVDQSAQVNGRFRVLIAEDTTEEYRWPEERYVRFGAAVQAWVLLETVPVGYEIWRQLNNFPPELTPAESSRQTN; encoded by the coding sequence TTTCACCACGCTGGCCTCGATCAAGACGCCGCGGGTGATGAGCGCGGTGTTCATCATGCTGTTGGCCGCCATGGTCATCTCGGTCGCGTTCCTGATCTATGTGCCGTGGGTGCAAACCACCACCGGCCGCGGGGTCGTGACCACGCTCAGTCCGAACGAACGCAAGCAGGACATCAACGCACTGGTGCCAGGCCGGATCGAGGAATGGTACGTGCGTGACGGTTCTTCGGTGAAGAAGGGCGATCCCATCGTCCGCATCGCCGATATCGATCCGCAGCTGCTCGACCGTCTGCGTGCCGAACGCGGCCAGATCGAACTGCAGTTGCAGGCCGCCCAGTCGGCCCTGGCCACCGCCCAGATCGACGAACGCCGCAGCCGCGAACTGTTCGAGGCCGGCCTTGCCGCAAGGCGCGATTACGAACTGGCGCAGATCAAGGTTGCCGACATGCAGGCGCGCGTCGCAGCCAACCAGGCCGATCTCAACCGCGCCGATGTCAACATCTCGCGCCAGTCGGTGCAGATCGTGCGCGCGCCGCGCGACGGCTTCATCCAGAGCCTCAACGCAGGGGACGCCGCCACCTTCATCCGGGCCGGTGATGTGCTCGCCACCTTCGTCCCTGACGGGGCCGAGCGCGTGATCGAAATCTTCATCGACGGGCGCGATGTTGCGCTGGTGAAAAAGGGCGACAAGGCCCGTATCCAGTTCGAAGGCTGGCCTGCGGTGCAGTTTTCCGGCTGGCCCTCGGTCGCGATCGGCACCTTCGGGGGCCGGGTTATCGCGGTGGATCAGTCGGCGCAGGTCAATGGCCGGTTCCGCGTCCTGATTGCCGAGGACACCACCGAAGAATACCGCTGGCCCGAAGAACGCTATGTCCGCTTCGGCGCAGCAGTGCAGGCCTGGGTGCTGCTTGAGACGGTGCCGGTCGGCTACGAGATCTGGCGTCAGCTCAACAACTTCCCGCCTGAACTCACACCAGCCGAGAGCAGCAGGCAGACGAACTGA
- a CDS encoding TolC family protein, protein MTRAWALLRQTALLGTGMAGAMALALAPAPALAQDIAPVGDPLDVALTTGPLLPDEVLRSSALTFPAILEAFEREAAARSDQLSADGAFDLMLKGEYYDRLTGFYSGGFGKVEARQPLRPYGAEVFGSYRVSDGIFPTYENINYTNALGEAKVGALFSLLRNRDIDARRFAIEDTRLAASQARLDVLLVQLNVQHEALRAYWRWVGAGEEIRVFEELLEIAEARQVGLTREVREGARARIALTENEQNLLRRRSLLEEAKRNFATAANSLGFYLRNSAGEMIVPTREMLPDLDKLRGVAPMEALVTEPLNEVIRSRPELETFRLAIERANNRVELRRNDLQPSLNASVELSRDFGALGPGGPGFDSTDAVVGLTFTVPLQRREARGRLQRAEAELRETELRQRRIADQITTEVGNILANLSAALKLADLADAEVKQANQMVQAERTRFRLGAGDFFLVNVREETAANAQISAIRADVAGRLAEASYNAATMNLPALGLE, encoded by the coding sequence ATGACACGCGCATGGGCCTTGCTGCGGCAGACCGCGCTGCTCGGCACCGGCATGGCCGGGGCAATGGCGCTGGCGCTGGCTCCTGCACCGGCCTTGGCGCAGGACATTGCGCCGGTCGGCGATCCGCTTGACGTGGCACTGACCACCGGGCCGCTGCTGCCCGATGAAGTGCTGCGATCTTCGGCGCTGACCTTTCCCGCCATCCTCGAAGCCTTCGAGCGCGAGGCTGCTGCACGATCGGATCAGCTGTCGGCTGACGGGGCGTTCGACCTGATGCTGAAGGGCGAGTATTATGACCGCCTGACCGGCTTTTATTCGGGCGGGTTCGGCAAGGTCGAAGCCCGCCAGCCGCTGCGCCCCTATGGCGCGGAGGTGTTCGGCAGCTACCGCGTCTCGGACGGCATCTTTCCGACCTACGAGAACATCAACTACACCAATGCGCTGGGCGAAGCGAAGGTCGGCGCGCTGTTTTCGCTGCTCCGCAATCGCGATATCGATGCGCGCCGCTTCGCAATCGAGGATACCCGGCTGGCCGCCAGTCAGGCGCGACTTGATGTCTTGCTGGTGCAATTGAACGTCCAGCACGAGGCGCTGCGCGCCTATTGGCGCTGGGTCGGCGCGGGCGAGGAAATCCGGGTATTCGAGGAACTGCTCGAAATCGCGGAGGCACGCCAGGTCGGGCTCACCCGTGAAGTCCGGGAAGGCGCCCGCGCAAGGATCGCGCTGACCGAAAACGAACAGAACCTGCTGCGCCGCCGATCGCTGCTGGAAGAGGCAAAACGCAATTTTGCCACTGCCGCCAATTCGCTCGGGTTCTACCTGCGCAATTCGGCGGGCGAGATGATCGTGCCGACCCGCGAGATGCTGCCTGATCTCGACAAGCTCAGGGGCGTTGCGCCGATGGAAGCGCTGGTAACAGAGCCGCTGAACGAAGTGATCCGCAGTCGCCCCGAGCTTGAGACTTTCCGGCTGGCGATTGAACGCGCCAACAACCGGGTGGAACTGCGGCGCAACGATCTGCAGCCCTCGCTCAATGCCAGTGTCGAATTGTCGCGCGATTTCGGTGCGCTGGGGCCGGGCGGCCCGGGATTCGATTCGACCGATGCGGTGGTCGGCCTGACGTTCACTGTCCCGCTCCAGCGTCGCGAAGCGCGCGGACGGCTGCAACGCGCCGAGGCCGAACTGCGCGAGACCGAACTGCGTCAGCGCCGTATCGCCGATCAGATCACCACCGAAGTCGGCAATATTCTCGCCAATCTGTCGGCGGCGCTGAAACTCGCCGATCTCGCCGATGCCGAAGTCAAGCAGGCCAATCAGATGGTGCAGGCCGAACGCACCCGTTTCCGGCTGGGCGCGGGCGACTTTTTCCTCGTCAACGTGCGGGAAGAAACCGCCGCCAACGCCCAGATCAGCGCCATCCGGGCCGATGTTGCCGGACGGCTGGCCGAAGCCAGCTACAACGCAGCGACGATGAACCTTCCCGCGCTGGGGCTGGAATAA
- a CDS encoding tRNA (cytidine(34)-2'-O)-methyltransferase, with protein MGLAIILVQPEIPGNTGAVGRTCVALDMELILIHPLGFEISDKRVKRSGLDYWPHVRLTEYASWGAFLDARSPRPEQLFLFEEFGARSFYEPDYPEDAFLVFGQETKGIPRSIIAQHEDRLFNLPMRSELIRSLNLANTVSAAAYQALRGKI; from the coding sequence CGTCCAGCCCGAGATCCCCGGCAATACCGGGGCGGTGGGGCGCACCTGTGTGGCGCTGGATATGGAGCTGATCCTGATCCACCCGCTGGGCTTCGAGATCAGCGACAAGCGGGTGAAGCGCTCCGGCCTCGATTACTGGCCGCACGTGCGCCTGACCGAATATGCCAGCTGGGGTGCGTTTCTGGATGCGCGCAGCCCCCGGCCGGAGCAGCTGTTCCTGTTCGAGGAATTCGGTGCGCGCTCGTTCTATGAGCCGGACTATCCCGAAGACGCATTTCTTGTATTCGGTCAGGAAACCAAAGGTATACCGCGCAGCATTATTGCGCAGCATGAAGACCGCCTCTTCAACCTGCCGATGCGATCTGAGTTGATCCGCTCGCTGAACCTCGCCAACACGGTATCAGCGGCCGCCTATCAGGCGCTGCGGGGGAAGATTTGA